A genomic segment from Mastomys coucha isolate ucsf_1 unplaced genomic scaffold, UCSF_Mcou_1 pScaffold7, whole genome shotgun sequence encodes:
- the Gas1 gene encoding growth arrest-specific protein 1, whose amino-acid sequence MDEDAHARSARNSDKLFQRPRGRHPSLVSAPHRVRRPPLPAMLATLLGGAGARTGTLPGALLCLMALLQLLCSAPRGSGLAHGRRLICWQALLQCQGEPDCSYAYSQYAEACAPVLAQRGGADAPGPAGAFPASAASFSPRWRCPSHCISALIQLNHTRRGPALEDCDCAQDEHCRSTKRAIEPCLPRTSSVGPGAGAGSVMGCTEARRRCDRDSRCNLALSRYLAYCGKLFNGLRCTDECRAVIEDMLAVPKAALLNDCVCDGLERPICESVKENMARLCFGPDASNGPGSSGSDGGLDDYYDEEYDDEQRAGATGGEQPLDDDDGLVRPGGGAAAAGGRGDLPHGPGRRSSSSGNGGHGATRSAWTPFACLLLLLLLLLLGSHL is encoded by the coding sequence ATGGATGAGGACGCCCATGCCAGAAGTGCGCGGAACTCGGACAAACTTTTCCAGCGGCCCCGCGGCCGCCACCCGAGCCTCGTCTCCGCTCCGCACCGCGTCCGGCGGCCGCCGCTGCCCGCGATGCTAGCCACGCTGCTGGGCGGCGCCGGGGCCCGCACGGGGACCTTGCCGGGCGCCTTGCTGTGCCTGATGGcgctgctgcagctgctgtgcTCGGCGCCGCGGGGCTCGGGGCTGGCGCACGGCCGCCGGCTCATCTGCTGGCAGGCGCTGCTGCAGTGTCAGGGCGAGCCCGACTGCAGCTACGCTTACAGCCAGTACGCCGAGGCGTGTGCGCCGGTGCTAGCGCAGCGCGGCGGGGCTGATGCTCCGGGGCCCGCCGGCGCCTTCCCCGCCTCGGCCGCGTCCTTCTCGCCGCGCTGGCGCTGCCCGAGCCACTGCATCTCGGCGCTCATCCAGCTCAACCACACGCGCCGCGGGCCCGCGCTGGAGGACTGCGACTGCGCGCAGGACGAACACTGCAGGTCCACCAAGCGCGCCATCGAGCCCTGTCTGCCGCGCACTAGCAGCGTGGGCCCGGGCGCGGGAGCGGGCTCGGTCATGGGCTGCACCGAAGCCCGGCGGCGCTGCGACCGGGACAGCCGCTGCAACCTGGCGCTCAGCCGCTACCTGGCCTACTGCGGCAAGCTTTTCAACGGGCTGCGCTGCACTGACGAGTGCCGCGCGGTCATCGAGGACATGCTGGCCGTGCCCAAGGCGGCGCTGCTCAACGACTGCGTGTGCGATGGGCTGGAGCGGCCCATCTGCGAGTCGGTCAAGGAGAACATGGCCCGCCTGTGCTTCGGCCCAGATGCGAGCAACGGTCCGGGCAGCAGCGGCTCGGACGGGGGCCTAGACGACTACTACGACGAAGAATACGACGACGAGCAGCGCGCTGGGGCGACGGGCGGCGAGCAGCCTCTGGACGACGACGACGGCCTTGTGCGCCCGGGCGGCGGCGCTGCAGCGGCGGGTGGCCGCGGAGACTTGCCCCACGGGCCCGGgcgcaggagcagcagcagcggcaATGGAGGCCACGGGGCGACCCGAAGCGCCTGGACCCCGTTTGCctgtttgctgctgctgctgctgctcctgctgctcggGTCACACTTGTAG